Part of the Quercus robur chromosome 5, dhQueRobu3.1, whole genome shotgun sequence genome, ttaaattaaatagaaTTTTTGGTCATAGGTATCatctaaagaaaatatttcaataaatttgggGGTGGGTAGTATATATGGtggtaaataaaaaaccaataatGTTTAGAATGAGATAGTATCAAGGGGAGGCTCTACTATGGCCACctaacttgaaatttttttatataccttagaaaaatttaattttaaattaatatgggtTGTTGACCACCTTATAAAAAAATCTTGaccaccataaaaaataaaaataaaaaataaaattgatcaccctaaataaaaatttgagcccattaaaaataaaatttgacttCTCTAAAATTTTGGTTCATTGAAGgttgaaccaaaaaattgagaaatgttttgttcacaacattttcactaaTCAATcctaagtggtaagttgttactggctattattaatagacaaaaaaataattttagtggtaggttcaaattagaaccagtgACAACTTACCATCTAGGATTTATTATGAAACACtttaataataaatcataaatggtaagttgtcattggttctaatttgaacctatcactgaaattatttttttgtgaacataacacttctcaaaaattgcccaaacaaatacaaattagcccaaaaaccaaatcaaatgtttaaatgtgattattttaaaattgtgttttcaaaaagcatattttaaaatcgctattttttttccttctaataaacacacattttcaaataactaccattgaaattatttttttgtggacataacacttctcaaaaattgtccaaacaaatacaaattagcccaaaaaccaaatcaaatgtttaaatgtgattattttaaaattgtgttttcaaaaagcatattttaaaattgctattttttttcttctaataaaCACACATTTTCAAATAACTAGTCTGTTAGTGCTTGCTTTAATCTTTAGCAGAATTTGATGGATTTATGTGATGCATTTTGTACATTCGCATAAGCACTAAAGTCATGTCTAACTACTTTATTGAACATGATTAATGTAATGATTGAATGCCTAAGTTGAAAATAttgaatgaacttatagtttaccctttatttttttgctagaCTATGGACAAATTTCTTATAAGGAAATCACTTGTATTACAAAATTCATCTTCTAAGTACATTCGTATTGACTTGAATAATATTCTTTTAGATACTAAGCTATGAAATAATTTCTCATCTTTTAATCCAAATGATTAGGATGAAATAAGAAGAGCATATTTACAAAAAGGTTCTTGTCAGCCTCTTGACCATGATTtacctaaaaaagaaattagtagAGCATTGCATCAATTTAATCCTAATTagtttaaagaatacaaaaattggTTGAAACGAGccataaaaaatgataatacattttatttatattgctACTTATTTAGACAGGATGTTGGTAATTTAATTGGAGATCAGTAGTTTAATGATTGCTTTGTTTTGTATGTTGAAAAAGATGTAACTAATGGTATTGATAATAAAGTTATTgtataataatttcaaaatatgaaagactcataaaagaaaattttaaaatttaatgtatttgtattttttttttttttggtgatgtcagcatattcaagttttatttttattaaattttgtttaatttaaattttttaatgaacaccttaaaataaattcttgGAGCATTTGGTACGCGGAACATGGGGCCACAACATTAATGAAAGCGATTCTGTTCagatattcttttttttttttccttttttgagaatctgttCAGATTTTCTATGTATAGTATAGCACTGCGCGACTTCACTATATATCCAATACCTAGTGGCAACTTGCTCTATACTGTGAGTATAAAACTACACTTTACAGGCTGAAAATTGCACTATCAGAGAGTATGAAGATTTCTATCAGACTTTTGCTTACCCTCTCTGTAGCCATTGTATTGTTAGTTATTTTTATGTCAATGTTACGACCTGCAGAGCCCTTAAATGGTGGTTCTGAATATGAAGTTCGTGTGGTCAATGGGTTCACAAACAACTCCTCATTGCCTCTGGTCATTTGGTGTGCTTCAAAAGACAGTGAATTGGGAGGACGTGCACTTCAAGAGCATGACGATTTCAGCTGGAGGCTCAAGACCAACATATGGGGCACCACTCATTTTTGGTGCACCATGAAATGGGACCAAATGAGGAAGAGTTTTGATGCGTTTAAGGCTTCCAGAGATGCTTATCGATGTGGGACTGCTAGGAAGTGCTCTTGGTTGGTCAAAGAGGATGGGTTTTATTTCAGCAACGATGAAGTGAATTGGCAAAAGGACTTTCCATGGTACTAGGTTTTGCAATGGTACTTTGTTCATGAGAATGTAGCAAGAAGTTATGGTTTCAGAGGCTGTAGCGGCTAACTGAGGACTTAATAttgaaatagagaagaaatggCACTCGTACTTCTTTGCTACCTGTACTTGTTTTTAGATAtgatattataattataatatagaATAAAGGACTTGTTGGAAAGCTTTTCTACAATCCCTGTATTGGATTGTGAGTGAGTGTGAGAAGCACTATATTTCATAGGCacagaatcaattttttttcggCTGAATGAGGCACAAAGTCAATAGAATATTCAACTAAGAGCCTGAGAATCTGAGAAATCAAAAAGATTATGTAAAGGTAGAGTTCTTTTTCCCCTGTTTATGATAAGATAGTGTTTCTTAAGCATGCATATGATTAGAAAACTTGATAAGAtaatcataaattcataatgtCCAATTATTTGAAAGATTGATGTTacgtatttattgtgggttaaTCATATCTagctttatcaaaaaaaaaaaaaaaaaaaaaaaaaaatttgtgggctAAGCACTTGAATATGATCTACATGATTTGACAATTGCAATAATTTTGTTTCCCTAAAAAAATTCagtaattatattaaaattttaataaataaatagtaaacaaaaatttttttcgttcgaaaaaataaaattacataaaaaaaaaatatatatatatatatatatattttaaatagagTTGTGTAAAGAAAATTATCTTATTAGATGATCTCATGAGACCTCCTCTTATAACATGTATGAATCTCATATATTGTGAGTGACACTATCTCATTAAATACTtataaatataagaataatcTAATTTAAAAGATATTGTATTTTACAATATTCATTACTATCAATGTTGTATTTATCTACAATAATGTagtgaaaatttcaatttagaaGATCGAAAGGGGAATACTCTAACCAGGCAATTTGAAAACTCAATATTTACAAACATCagtttgttattattttatagtgAATAAATAGTaacctaaatatttttaaatttcaaaggGTTGAATAGAATGAATCACAAATGTGTTGtccaatttatatatatatatatatattttaaattcgATAGTTACAAGAAAGATCAAAGAATAGGGATTTGAATTACCTTAGTTATCTTAGAAACACCAGAAAATACCAAGTTAAGGGACAAGGTTCTTAGTACTCAACTTATTAACTTGACAACCCTTCGCACATGACATGATCATATGAGCTTCAATATCCCTTATGAgtcaagtttttttttgcttataacaatgaggaaggattttttttcccctttttttgagagaggagagaggaagGATGAACTTGAATCCAAAATCTCAAGATCTAGAAAGTGTCACCATGAATTTTTACTGCGAGCCAAATTCTTCACTCACTACTTATGTTCCTCGATCTAAAATCAGCTACAACTagagaataataaaaagagagaatatttacTTGGTAACTGACTTTTTTTATGTTCTATGAAACGATGGCCTATTTGGCCTCTTAGCAACGAATTGATAGtgtctttgaattttttattttttattctttatttgcCAACTACCCTCAGCACCTCCCCCAAATGGAAAAAGTGGACCTCTATTGAGTCTTGTCCCTATCTAGCCTGCCCCAGACAAATCAACTCGTTCCATTCCTTCCTTTTTTGTGTGAAgattatattattatgttatcTCCATGAGagagtattttaatatattttttgaggaactaatattacttttaatagattttttttttaaaagagtatttcttttaaaaattaacaaatctatCAATTAGTAAtgttaataagttattattcTCTTGTCAACTCACTATACAACATGTTAATCTTTCTTTCCagaattatgtaatttaattttattcataCTTTATCAATTACagttccttctcttttttcttacttatttatgtctaaatatgaaattgataattatgatagttattgattgacattaatttattactactttttttatatatgaactATCTATTCTAACATTTAATATAGAGTTTTAAAAGAATTTGaactcaattatatatatatatatatatatgagatggattcaagttacatctAATATAACTTCataagagttacacattttttgaaCCATTGTTTTGTATTAGATCTAagggtggaaaaaaaaaactcatggtCATGTCATTATTGTTCTCTAGAAATTAGTAATTAAATCATTAActcttcttattaaaaatagaaaaataaaaaacagcatTAACTCTCTACTCTCCATCATTAGCATcatcttctctccctctctcacagGGTCTTTGTGTTTTATGTACTTTCAGGCAACCTTTAATTATACAATTGTTAAATTGTATACCCAACTAAGATCTAACCCCAAATATCTTTACATAAACTGCATATAAAGCAGTAGAAGCACTCCAAAAAGGTATCAGGTTCaatgaatttgttttatttaatagatCAATCACCATGTCAACCATAGAGCTAGACCATATATGCTACCTTTAAGAACTTATTTCTAATTAAAATCAAAGGAATTTCACTAATTTCGTATACAAGCTAcaattatataagaaataaaggttaaaaacaaaagatttgtcatactaattattttataagatcTGAAATTGACAAGAGGCTTATATCTATAAGAGTGGGAGGAAGGGAAGAATggatataatataataataaatgaacGAAGCAATCAAACACTGTGTCACTGGTGCGGTGGCGGAGCCAGGAATGTAGTTTAGGGGGGGCAAGATTAAAAGATaagattgaaagtaaaaaactaatctaaaaaaaatttaaacatgaatatTTAAAGTACGCAATATATCTGTGAATATTTAAACGTGACTCAATGACttgaatgcttttaaaaacttagcttgaatgcttttaaaaatgCAACAGAAACTTTAatagcttgtttggatggagggggagtATAGGGAAGTAAAGTAAAGAGAGGGAGAGTAAGTtaaattaccttatttggatttttttaagagGGGGAGAGATTTGGAAGGGTTCTAATTacttctaacccctcatttttaattctccaaaattggagagattttgAGGAAGAGCAGAACTTAGAAGTACTGAACCAaatgaattatcaaatttactcttactatattaacaaaataacGAACTATGAAAAAGTTAATTATCCCctcttacttaattttaaaagaataccgagtctttatttattttttttttttaggggaggCGTGCTTTATACagtattatataaataaatatatatatatatatatatatatatattttttttttttcacagagTTCTATTAGTATTAGGCTGCCGTGATTCCTATTCCTTATAGGCATATAGCATtagcagtattttttttttttttttaatcattactaGGTGGGATCAATAGTTTTATATTAAAGTTACAGTAATTTTAGAGTTACTGTTGAGTTCTGAACCATGTAGCTAGCTGTAGGTTGTTCccaataaatagaaaatttttttttgtcttttgtgtaaGGGGGGCAAATAACACATTTCAGTTCAATGCATTATTATTATCGcatattagtaaaaaaaattgaaagttcagggggggcacctgcccccccccccccccccccccccttccctcCGCCCCTGATGCCAATCATCCAATCAAACAATGACATTGGGGATAGTGATTTTAGCCCAGTCCAAGAAAAGTCGACCCCATTAGGCATTAAAGGTCTGATCATTCCACTCCTTCAAAATAGTCGACATAACAACGCAAGATAgcatttcaaatataaatgattctgtatattatattatattttacaaAACAATTACAGGAAAATTTcgaataataaaattgatttttgagcTGGAAGacacacaaaatatatatatatataaacagttaaatgaaatactaaaaaaagtaaaatgattaatatagaacaaaatttaggtacagtaccttaatacattctatatatatatatatatatatacctttgAATTTTTGGcttcttatttatattttctattattataaattataattgaaaactACCATTCCGATTCTGAACATCCTttcaatataacaaattaaagaaaatttgacaaaaatccTATCTTGAGCATCCAACACCATACTCTAGGTTTGCTCAATACGTAGGAGAAAGTTATCATATTGTGATCAAGTAAgcaataaaatgatttgtaAAACCcgtaataaattcaaatattgatAGAATAAATTCCATATTGTCtaatgtttgtattttttacttaaaaaatgtttgagtaaaaatttattaacttgTATATcgttatgtttatgtttatgttattttatttaaatgttatccataaaattttttttttttttttttatgaaagtttcaacctatggagtctgctcctgataataactctttatcattagactaagacaccaattggttttttgaTGTAAGTGAGGATAGAACCTTAGATCTTAGAAAAATAATTCTAAACGTTATATacctataacatttttatagtttttttttttaattttttttttcttattgtatATGGAAAGAACACTAGATACAATTAATATAACTCAGGCAAAGATTAATTTAGCCAATTACTTATAGGACTCTTTTTAGTATCTACATTTATAACACAAAAATGAAAGTAATTAGGTTCAATCGTGACATTCCAAAATTCTAATCatctaatataaatttaagaagttattaataattatataatttaaaaaatgttggCGTGTGTATCATAAATCCTCTCTCttaaagaaataaacaaaacatttaCAAAAGAATTTATGATACAAAGTGCTTTGTATCAcaaatttaatttgtaattttggaattaaatacaaacaatcttctttttcttaaagattGGTAACAACAGACATTTTATATACTCATCATTATATATCTTCATAGATCATGGTAACAGCATCTAAGAGTTATACTGATTACAGTATTAGGAATAATTATCGGATAATGTCACGCAATTTCGATCTATGTGGACTTTCTATTTTCAGGATAAATAAGATATATGAATAGATACCcttaatcacaatttttttttttttattatgttctaACTCAATTTGatactttaattaataaatgttaataaattttttttttttgaaaaaaaatagtggaattGAATTAACTATCAATTCATTCCATTGAAGtgcttaaaattatattaatcattttattgttgtattTGCATTTAAACATATGTTTGTCCAATTATTCAATGAAATTCAAGTgtttaattcaaatttgatttttttttttttttttttggttgtaaataGAATAAGTATTGACAACTCCATTGTACACTCTCAATTTAGGGGGAAAATAAGTTTTGTGTGGGCTTTCTACTATGGAGGGGGATTATCACGATCTCATCGAGGTTGCGGTCTTTCACATCATTACGTGAATATGCAAAGTTGATGCCTGAAGAATGATGTTGCATATGAAGGACAAAcaataatatacaaaattgaAGATTAACAggtaaatataaaaaacaaatagatgCCATCTTCATCTTAAAAAATTGtcatttgtataaaaaaatctatgttTAACAACATGgtaatgtataaaaatatgtttaagtAAAATATTCTATTGTAATTGCTAACGCATCAGTTTGTGAAAATGCATACTGGTACCCAAAAATAAAGTGTATGTACTTGCatatgtttgtttctaaaatttaaaaaaaaaaaaatacgtaGATTGATAAAATATTGCCTAATAATTAAGAGTAATCATCATGGAGTGGGTGCTAtaggtttaaattttattgtctctataaaaaaaaattaaagatgcaAATTGGATGATTGAgcataagataatttttaatactttttccccttttccctttttaaGCTACACATATTATACTCACTAGTATTTAACATTTGCATATGCatggtacaattaaaaataatcacaattacatACATACATGGGTTCAAATTATATCTAGTataagagttacacattttttaagtatagatatatacatgagtcttactctctcttttttgtctattgggtttttatggtttatttatattagacttttcattttttgcacAATATTAACTTAATCAcctataacaaaaaatttaaaaacttagataggacatatgacacaaaattagaccACAATTATACCACATACTTAGATAGGACACATGTGCATAATAATATCCGGTGTGTAACAAtattaaatgaaattaaaaaaaaaaaaaaatttgtttatacaAAACCTTTAATCTTATCTATAGTATGTTCTTCGCATAACTCACTACAAATACTATACGatatattttatgctttttttttttggtttcatgtaTACTATCTCATTCTAAACAATATAGGTTGTTTACTTACCAGATTGCTACGGCTTACTATGTtctcccaccccccccccccccccccccacacccaaacccaaaaaaaaaattatcaattaattATATCAAATAATTTGCACCAGATGAAATCTATGACTAAAActaaaagttctatttttttggataaaaacataagaaattttattaaaaataagaaaaagccAGTCAAGCACACTATAAAATCTACTATAGTGGCAAAAATTAAGAATCCAGATTACAATGATCAACTAAACTCCATTCAAGGAAATTACAGACAAAAAAAGACTTTATATCAAGGATAGACCATTCACAATTCTTAAAGCATCTAGCATTCTGCTCCTGCCATAAGCACCAAAACAACCAATGCATCACAAACTTCCAGAAATCTATATTTTAGTGTCTACCAAATTTGCCCTCCCAAGAAGCTAATAGTTCAATAACTTTACACAACATAACCCAATGGATATTAAACAAACAGAATATCATACAATACATCTCATATGCTACaagacaatgaagaagaaggtgatcCACTGACTCCCAACACCTTTTGCACATATAGCACCAATCTAGCACTACAATATGCCTCTTCTAAACGTTATTTGTAgttaaaatattacttaaagtAGCAATCCAAAAAAAGAACACTACTCTAGGAGGAATCTTTGATTCCCACACCATTTTCTAAGGAAAAG contains:
- the LOC126729150 gene encoding S-protein homolog 5-like yields the protein MKISIRLLLTLSVAIVLLVIFMSMLRPAEPLNGGSEYEVRVVNGFTNNSSLPLVIWCASKDSELGGRALQEHDDFSWRLKTNIWGTTHFWCTMKWDQMRKSFDAFKASRDAYRCGTARKCSWLVKEDGFYFSNDEVNWQKDFPWY